A window of Mus musculus strain C57BL/6J chromosome 3, GRCm38.p6 C57BL/6J genomic DNA:
gtgggaggcagaggcaagtgggtagAGTTGTTGCCTAAATCGAGATGTTAATGCTTAACATGTGAGAGGCGTGAGCCACTGATGGCCTTTAGAGGAGGAGCAGGTGGAGGGGACTGGAAGAGAGGGTGATACTGAGAGAAGACTTGGTGTCAGGTAGGTGGGCTTTGCACTTGGTCACTGCATGACGGTGACAGCTGATACTCGGTGGTTAGTGGGGAAGGTTGTCAGCTGATGAGGATCAGGGTCAGTTACAATGATCAGAAGAGACAAATCTTGCACCATTAAGCACACAGAGAGCTTTGAGTGACATATAAGAGAGATGATGTGGATCTGGTAGAGGTGGGAGGTGAGACAGGAGGGTGCTGACCCTGGGTATTCCCCTTCTGGCAGGAAATCAGAAATCACCCGAGAGAAAGAACAGCTTCCTGAAGAGGGCGGTGAGGACCTGGCATCCTTGGGTGGGGAGGTCGGGACTCAGCAACGGGAGGGAGCAGAAGGAGGGTATTGTGGTTGAAGAAACTTTCTTTTCTGCCAGAATGAGGTTGGCAAGGGCATAGAAGAACACGTCCAGAAGACAAATGGATAAGAAGATGGACAAAACACCAGTGGGTGACTCCATGAGGGTCTGAAAGTATAGAGGTTGAGCTTTCGTCTGTGATTGTCCACATGTGTCTGCAGTGGGAGCGGTGTCAACATACCCGTGAAGTATGGAGGAAATCAAGTCTCTTCCCTATGGCTGTTCACTTTGATTTTCTGGGCCTTCTCTTCTCCGTCTGTTTACTGGATGCCTCTGCTTAAAAGCAGAGTAAGGGATAAATCCCCTTCGTTATGACGCTTACAGCAGTCCCCTGACCAATGTCTCAATTCTTTCCATCTGGCTGAGTGGGCAGTTTGTTCTTTCCTGTTTCATCCAAGCAGGGCAGGGCAAGCCAGGGCTGTGTCCCCTGATTACAAGCTGGGAGAATTTAAAGTTCCGAGTGCGCAGAGGTCACAAAACATCATAGACTGAGACTCAAGTAGGATTAGGAAAGTAACTGAGTGCTTCCTTCCATTCCAGCCATGGCTCCCTAAGCAGCGGCTGACTCTTGGGAAACAGCAATCAGAGCAGGCGGTGAATGGCCCAGCTCTGCAAGGCAGCATCCAGCAGGTGGGAGTGTGGAGTTGTGGAAGGCTGGCAATCCTGAGCAGAACCGGTTGGTTGCTGGGACACTGTGCGGGGAGATCAACTCTAGCCACTCCTTTGCTCTTTGTCAGAGCCCTGGTGATTCAGGGCAGCAGAGGAAGCAAAAGGGTCATGTGGCCtctgctcctctctcctctgtcctcaAGCTTGCAGTTCTAAGGTCCTGATGATGGGGACCGCTTCCTAATGGAGTGTGTGCCCTGTTGTCTCTGAATCCAGGCACAACAATATCCTCACAGACAGACCTGTCACTGTGAGTGGTGAGGGAGTTCTGCCACCTTCTCCAGCTTCAGTCCTCAAATAACGCACGTGAGAACTCTGGTAGACTGAAGACTCTAAGAATATATGGATTTATTACTAATAATCAATGGTAGTTAAGAGCAAAAATGTGTCCCCTGGTCTACTCCAGAGGAGTGAAGAGGTACTCTAGTGAGGGAGGCAAGAGGGTTTCTTTTATTTGCAGAATAGGCTCTTTGGACTGTATGCTTTTTACTTCTGtgatgccagtgtgtgtgtgtgtgtgtgtgtgtgtgtgtgtgtgtgtgtgtgtgtgagagagagagagagagagagagagagtagagggagggggaaagaaaacattttatagaGATTTTTAAGCACTCAGAAAAAGACAGAGGCTATAAAAACTACTATTagtgagctggcaagatggctcagcaggtaaaggcgttTGTTGTTTGTTACACAAACAATCCTAGTTTGAtctccagagcccacataaaggtggaaggagagaaatgactccacaTACAGACTAATTATAATAGCACATTGCCATAATTAACGGTACTGTGTTCCAGGTACAGTTTATACTTATTCAGCCATCTCAATGTCTTAATAGAATCTGCATAGCTTTCTACTTCAACTAGAAATGGATCCTAGGATCTCAGGAACACGTAATAGCAGGATGCTACACAGATAAGTAGTGACAGCAGTGTTTGAACCCAGGCCTGTTTGCCTGTGAAAGTCAGGTCTTTCCATTTTAATGTGTAGCCTCACACTTTACTGAAACTCTAAGGTCCTTTCTAAGACATTTCTTTAGCTCACAGTAAGAGCTGCCTGAAGTTGGGTGtcgtggtgcacacctgtaaactgagccctcagaaggcagagactggagactttatgagttcaagggcagcctgggatgcatagtaaaatcttgtttttaaaacaaaactaaaagaacagtgtcttagtcagggtttctattcctgcacaaaatcatgaccaagaagcaagttggggagaaaagggtttattcagcttacacttccatgttgctgttcatcaccaaggaagtcaggactggaactcaaacaggtcaggaagcaggagctgatgcagaggccatggagggatgttctttactggcttgcctcccctggcttgctcagcctgctctcttatagaaccaagactaccagcccagagatggtcccacccacaaggggcctttcccccttgatcactaattgagaaaatgccttacagctggatctcatggaggcatttcctcaactgaagctcctttttctgtgataactccagctgtgtcaagttgacacaaaactaaccaataCAAACAGTGATTGCCCGAAGAACTtgtttaaaatgtgtgttataAGAAAAACCTCATCAATGATTCAGGCTTGTCTGACTTTCAGCCCTTGGGTCACGTGAGCCTCAAGAATGtgaccaggtatggtggcacatgcttttagttCTAGTGTGTGGAAGACAGAGGttggtagatctctgtgagttcaaggccatctggaCCTACATAGTAAGCCAGggttatatagtaagaccctgtttcaaaaaaaaaaaaagttgttaaaCAGGAATGGGCACTGAATTAAAactgatgctggagagatggctcagtggctaagagcgcttgttactcttgcagaggacctgggtttgattcccagcacccacagggtgacTTAtagcagtctgtaactccagtctcagggggtCTCACActgtcttctgatctctgagGGCACACCAGGCATGTGCATAGCAAAACGCCCatgcacaaaaaataataaaataaataaatttaaaacagaaaagaatgtgaCCCAACACATTTGTTGGTGACAGTGTCATATTTCAATGTCAAAAGGTTGGACATTTAAGAAAGGGTTtccaagccgggcggtggtggcgcacgcctttaatcccagcacttgggaggcagaggcaggcagatttctgagtttgaggctagcctggtctacaaagtgagttctaggacagccagggctatacagagaaatcctgtctcgacacccttccccccccccccccccccgcaaaaaaagagaaagggtttcctttctttttccttttctttttataattctgTGTCCCCTTTCATTATACCCATTTCACAAAGTCATGTGATGGTTATTTAGGCTTCTTGGACATTGACACATTATACCATGCTTTGGAAACACAGACAAAATTCACTGCACTGAGCCATGGAGCCTCAATTTTTCCAGCAGAGAATTCTAGTCAGCTGCTCCTTCTCTGCTCCAATGGTTTGCTTCTATGTTCCCCATTCTGCTTCAGGTCAAGGAGCCATCTTTGGGCACAGTTCACCATTGGAGAAGTCACCCTTTAGGACTTTGCCTTCGAAGGGAAACAAGTAGGAGACCAGTGAACTGGGGTTTGCTTCACTTAGACAATCGATAAGCTCACTAAATCTGCTGTGCCACACATTGGGCTAGTTGCGGGGGTGGAGGAATGCGCTGGATAAAGTCCTTACTCTTAGGGAGTTTTAGACAAAAGGACAGAAAAGGCCTCTTTGATGAGAAGGCCTTTGAAGAGAGAATTGATGAATTTCTGGGGGAAAGCATAGCAGGCAGAGGGAAGGTTAAGCGTAAAGACTCCAAGCGAGAGCCCCCTGGGAATGTGTGAGTTGCAGTAGGACCAGTTCTAACACAAAGGGCTGGAGTAGCCCATGGAAGAAGACCATGGGCTAAGGAATGAATCGAGAGGGTGGACATGACCTACTGGGCTACTGTGAGAATCTTGGGATTTGCTACAAGTAAGAGGAGAAATGGTATTTGTGCAGAGAAGTGACATGACCTAGTAGAGATTTTAGCAGGATCACCCTGAGTGCTAGGTTGAGAATCGATTCCAGGTGGGGCTTCCGGAATCTCGAGGCAGTGGGCTGTCTGCATCTCTCTTGGACACTTTGGTCAGAAGCTAGACCTTGTCTCTTATCGTGATGGCAAGATGCAGTACAGAGGTAAGGGTGTGGCTCCATTAagcatctctgcctctctgctcttAGGATCATTGCACTATGATCTTCAGTAACTGCAATAACTGATTACAGTGGCAGCTGTGGTCATGGTGGGAAGGAGGACCATTATTAGTGGTGCCATCTTATCAGGCATGTCCGGGTAAAATGGCCTGCAGGGCAGTGGACCATGAGAGGAAGCCTGGATCCTGAGAACCCCACGGCCCCGGCCTTGTTGCAGGCCCACAGGCCCGGGACCACCGAACCTGCTCCGGCTTTCCACGTCTCAGACTGTGCTTTTCCACTCCTGGAGCAGTGCCTTGAGCGCTTGTTTTCCTACAGCCCAACAGCCAGCGGTGTGGGATAAACACAGTCAAACGCCCTGCGTTCTGCCTCTCCAAGCGGCCATGCCCAGTGGCTGAGCGGACACGGGCACAGAACCCTACAATGGCACACCACACTATCAATAAAACAACTCAAATGTGAGGAACAAACTTTTGGCAGACGTTAGGAACAAAATTTACTGACTCATTTATCCATCCAGCTCTTTTTGAGGCCATACCAAACGCCAAACACTTCACGTGCTCCTAGAAGCCTTAGAAACCACCTCTAAGATGTAAACTCTGCCCTGGAGGGAACGCTCAAGCTAATTACTGGAATTTATCAATCGATTTTGATGGGTCAGACATTGATTGAGGTGCTTTTTATGTATTGccatatttaattttgaaaattaactCCATCAGTCAGGTGTTATTTTACTTTAAGGATGAGAAAATTGTGGCCCATAGAGGTAAAAATAACGCGTTCAAGGCCACCTTGCTGTTAAGTGAACTGACATCTGACCCCAGATAATCTGGTACTGGGTCCAAATGACTGCTTCTGACCTGGGAGAGGAGGTAGCTAAACACACAATCATAATGCAACTCAAACAGTATTCACCAAGAGCTACTGGGCGCTTTTGACATTCTCGAGGGGCAAGGCCTAAAGCCTTTTCAAATTTCCAATTCTGCTAACACTGCTATACTGTAAAacttctctctcaaaaaaaaaaaaaaaaagctataaagCACAACTAAGATTTTTAAGCGATGCTTCCAGAGTCTTAATAAGAGATTAATGTAATTTATAAAGCTGTTTTCTGGCTGAGGACCATCCATTTCTTGGACTGTCGCTCCCTCGTCTTCTCACGGCCAGCTCAAAGCTCTGTTGTGGGCAGTTCATTCTTCCTAAAGGGAAACATGTTTTTATATTGAGTAGAGGCCAACCGAGCTACTTTCCACGACCTCTTCAGGCCTTCAAAATGAGTACCACCTTGGAAACTCACAGCGATCTCTCTGCTTGGTCTCTCAAGTGGGGAGATTCTAGGCTCTTGTTGTGTGGGAGTGTTTATGCATGGACTTGTGTGCATGttggtgtgtgtgcaggtgcacaaaTGTGTACGTATGTGTGGAGGCAAAAGGTCAACCTTGGGTGCCCTTCCTCAGAACCTGTTAacttgttttgtttcgttttgtatTTTAGAAGAATCTCTCACTGACTTGAAGCTGGCCAGGTAGGAGTGACTGAGTGGCCAATGAGCCCTAGGGatcctgcctgtctcttcctcccaagtgctggggttacatgtgtgggccaccatgtctcGTTTCCTGTGTcggtgctgggatcaaactcaggtccttacccTTGCTCAGCAAGAGCTTTGcaggctaagccatctctccagctccatgtaaAACTTTTGAAGCAACTGCCCAACTCTTTCCAGACTGTTTGTACTATGAAAATCTCAACGGCTCTATCTTCAATAGCACCTGTGTTGCCTTTAAAAACTGCAagcatgactctagctgcatatgtatcaaaagatggcctagtcggctatcactggaaagagaggcccattggacccacaaactttatatgccccagtacagggtaacgccagggccaaaaaaatgggaatgggtgggtagggaagtggggggggagggtatgggggacttttgggatagcattggaaatgtaattgaggaaaatacgtaataaaaaatattaaaaaaatgtacacacacacacacacatacaaaacaacaaacaaacaaacaaaaaaacctgcaaGCATTATGTTGGCATGTGGTCGTTCCTCATGGTGTGCCAATTTGTATTTCTAATGACTAATTGCATTGATCATCTTCTTCTGAGTCTATTTTGCATCTATTTTCGTTGCTAAGGCATTTGTTTGAGTCTATCT
This region includes:
- the 4930564D02Rik gene encoding uncharacterized protein LOC75269 — encoded protein: MDKKMDKTPPWLPKQRLTLGKQQSEQAVNGPALQGSIQQVGVWSCGRLAILSRTGWLLGHCAGRSTLATPLLFVRALVIQGSRGSKRVMWPLLLSPLSSSLQF
- the 4930564D02Rik gene encoding uncharacterized protein LOC75269 isoform X1, whose amino-acid sequence is MCLQWERCQHTREPWLPKQRLTLGKQQSEQAVNGPALQGSIQQVGVWSCGRLAILSRTGWLLGHCAGRSTLATPLLFVRALVIQGSRGSKRVMWPLLLSPLSSSLQF
- the 4930564D02Rik gene encoding uncharacterized protein LOC75269 isoform X2, translating into MPLLKSRPWLPKQRLTLGKQQSEQAVNGPALQGSIQQVGVWSCGRLAILSRTGWLLGHCAGRSTLATPLLFVRALVIQGSRGSKRVMWPLLLSPLSSSLQF